A window of Pseudomonas putida genomic DNA:
GGCAAGGTGCTGAAGGACGTTTCGCCGCAGGAAGGCGCCGAGGCCATCCTCAAGCTGCTGGTGGAAGAGGGCGTGCTGCGCTGAAGCCTTACGCGGTCCCCGTGTAGGAGCGGCCTTGTGTCGCGATGGGCTGCGCAGCAGCCCCGGCAATCTTGAGTCGTAGTGGAGATGCTGGGGGCCGCGTTGCGGCCCATCGCGACACAAGGCCGCTCCTTGTATGTTGTGTCTGGCCTAGCGGGAGAGGTTATTCTCGTCGGGCTGAAGAAGCACTTCCGGGGAGGCCGATCGCTCCTGAAGGCAGGTATTGCCCCTGACCTTGTATGTAGAGAGGCCCCCCGCCTCATTGCCCACTGCGAAGAGTATCGAGAAGCCGACAAGTCGGACTTCGCATTACAAGGTTGCAGCAGCATGAAGTTCGAGGTCGGGGAACCGGAGGCCATTGTTACCTAACTCGCTTGGGAGAGGGAAGGAATGAGTGTCTGGGTTGGCGTCGATATCGGCTCACGTACTTCGGTCGTTGGGGTGCGTAAAGATGGGCGTCCGGCCGGACAGTGGGATATCGCTCAAACCCCTGCAGGCCGTAAGGCTGCGGTGAAAAAGCTGCTGGCACTCAAACCCAAGTCGATCGTGATGGAGGCGACCGGAATCTATTACCTGGACTTGGCCCTTGAGCTACATGCGGCTGACCTCCCTGTATCCGTGATCAACCCCAAGAGCTTCCACAATTTCGCCAAACTGATGCTGGTGAACAGCAAGACCGATGCAATAGATGCTCAACTGCTGTCCGAGTACGGCGAGCGTATGACACCGCGCTTGTGGACACCTCCAAGCCTTGTGCAGCTTGAACTGAGGGCTCTGGGGCGACACATCAATCGTTTGGTGGGGCATCGTACAAGGGCGAAGAACGAACTGCATGCATTGCAGGCGACCGCTACAACCGTGTCGATGCTGATCGAGGATCAGGAGGAAGCGATTGCTTCACTGGATAATCGAATTGAGCGCTTTCGTAAGGCGGGCCGCGAGCTGGTCGCCCAGTGTCCGACGCTTACTCGGCAGTACAAGCAGCTGCTCGCAGGGCCTGGGATGGGAGAAGTCTCTGCACTTGCGGCATTGGCTGAACTGACCATCCTTCCTCAAATGCTCAAGTCCTCGCAGGTAGCTCGCCACGCGGGTCTCGATGTTCGACAGACCCAATCGGGAACGAGCATTGATAAGCCCGGCAGACTCGGCAAAAGTGGGAATGCTTATCTACGGGCAGCCATGTACATGCCTGCCTTGACCGCAGTGCGCTGCGACCCTTATGCGAAGGCTTTTTACGAGTCGTTGGTCAACAGGGGCAAGAAGAAAATGCAGGCTATCGCTGCTGTCATGCGCAAGTACCTGACAGGCATCTGGGCATGTATGCGCGGGGATGAGCCATTTGATACGGCCAAGCTTTTCAGCTCTGAACACCTCAGAAAAGCTTGACCGCCAACAGAGTATCTACATTCAATGCTCAGCATCGCCCTGATGTTTTTGCCCACCAAATCTGTTCGCCAAGGTGTGGATAAAGTGTTGGCGCATGGCTGCAGGCCTTGTATGACGGTGGCTTCAAGGTTTTGATCAAAAAACGACCAGTCATTATCCCTACCCGCGCATGCGCGCGCCCAAGCCTCTTCCTGATTTTGCCCACAATCACTGTTAGCCGGTCTGTGGATAATCTGTTTGGCACCTTCTGGGAGCCGCG
This region includes:
- a CDS encoding IS110 family transposase, translated to MSVWVGVDIGSRTSVVGVRKDGRPAGQWDIAQTPAGRKAAVKKLLALKPKSIVMEATGIYYLDLALELHAADLPVSVINPKSFHNFAKLMLVNSKTDAIDAQLLSEYGERMTPRLWTPPSLVQLELRALGRHINRLVGHRTRAKNELHALQATATTVSMLIEDQEEAIASLDNRIERFRKAGRELVAQCPTLTRQYKQLLAGPGMGEVSALAALAELTILPQMLKSSQVARHAGLDVRQTQSGTSIDKPGRLGKSGNAYLRAAMYMPALTAVRCDPYAKAFYESLVNRGKKKMQAIAAVMRKYLTGIWACMRGDEPFDTAKLFSSEHLRKA